From Prionailurus viverrinus isolate Anna chromosome B2, UM_Priviv_1.0, whole genome shotgun sequence, the proteins below share one genomic window:
- the MAS1 gene encoding proto-oncogene Mas yields the protein MEVSNMTSSVDEKSTNTSTARNTSVGDLHREIPVVHWVIMSISPLGFVENGLLLWFLCFRMKRNPFTVYITHLSIADISLLFCIFILSVDYALDYELSSGYYYTIVTLSVTFLFGYNTGLYLLTAISVERCLSVLYPIWYRCHRPKHQSAFVCALLWALSCLVTTMEYVMCIDSERQGHSRSDCRAVIIFIATLSFLVFTPLMVVSSTILVIKIRKNTWTAHSSKLYIVIMVTIIIFLIFAMPMRLLYLLYYEYWSAFGNLHDISLLFSTINSSANPFIYFFVGSSRKKRFKESLKVVLTRAFKDEMQPRRQEDNGNTTTIETVV from the coding sequence ATGGAGGTGTCGAACATGACATCGTCCGTCGATGAGAAGTCCACGAACACCTCGACTGCCAGGAACACCTCGGTCGGGGACCTGCATCGGGAAATCCCGGTCGTGCACTGGGTGATTATGAGCATTTCCCCTCTGGGCTTTGTTGAAAATGGGCTCCTCCTCTGGTTCCTCTGCTTCCGGATGAAAAGAAACCCCTTCACCGTTTACATCACCCACTTGTCTATAGCAGACATCTCACtgctcttttgtatttttattctgtcGGTCGACTATGCTTTAGATTATGAGCTCTCTTCTGGCTATTACTACACGATTGTCACATTATCGGTGACGTTTCTGTTTGGCTACAACACGGGCCTCTATCTGTTGACGGCCATTAGCGTGGAGAGGTGCCTGTCTGTCCTGTACCCCATCTGGTACCGATGCCATCGCCCCAAGCACCAGTCGGCGTTTGTCTGTGCCCTCCTGTGGGCACTGTCATGCTTAGTGACCACCATGGAATATGTCATGTGCATTGACAGTGAAAGACAGGGTCACTCTCGAAGTGACTGCAGGGCAGTGATCATCTTTATAGCCACCTTGAGCTTCCTGGTCTTTACTCCTCTCATGGTGGTGTCCAGCACCATCCTGGTGATTAAGATCCGCAAGAACACGTGGACGGCCCATTCCTCAAAGCTGTACATAGTCATCATGGTCACCATCATCATATTCCTCATTTTCGCCATGCCCATGAGGCTCCTCTACCTGCTGTATTATGAGTATTGGTCAGCCTTCGGGAACTTGCACgacatttctcttctcttctccaccaTCAACAGCAGCGCCAAcccttttatttacttctttgtgGGCAGTAGTAGGAAGAAGCGGTTCAAGGAGTCCTTAAAAGTGGTTCTGACCAGGGCTTTCAAAGATGAAATGCAACCCAGGCGCCAGGAAGACAATGGCAACACCACCACGATTGAGACTGTGGTCTGA